Proteins encoded by one window of Candidatus Kapaibacterium thiocyanatum:
- a CDS encoding catalase: MASNKRLMTTASGRPIAENENSQTAGPRGPVLLQDYILHEKMAHFNRERIPERVVHAKGSGAYGTFRVTHDITSFTRAKLFGAIGKETPVFLRFSTVGGEKGSADTERDPRGFAVKFYTEDGNWDLVGNNTPVFFVKDPKKFSDFIHTQKRDPRTNTKSPTMVWDFWSLNPESLHQVLILMSSRGTPYSYRHMDGFSSHTFSLINDAGERTWVKFHFKTMQGIRNYNDADARTMRGTDPDWAQRDLVEAIDRGDHPRWAMKIQIMTQAQANAFPWNPFDITKIWPHADFPLHDVGVLELNRIPDNYFADVEQSAFAPAHVVDGISYSPDKMLQGRLLSYPDAQRYRLGTNYEQIPVNRCPFAANHQRDGKMRVDGNGGGSPNYWPNSSEDLVQDTRRPDAPLALDGAADWYDRNGPGDDDHYTQPGMLWRNVLSADERDQLVGNIVSSMKGIGGPHRDAIVRRQIGHFTKADADLGARVAAGLGL; this comes from the coding sequence TGGCATCGAACAAGCGTCTGATGACGACGGCATCGGGACGTCCGATCGCGGAGAACGAGAATTCGCAGACTGCCGGGCCGCGGGGCCCGGTCCTGCTGCAGGACTACATTCTGCATGAGAAGATGGCCCATTTCAACAGGGAACGCATTCCCGAACGCGTCGTTCACGCCAAGGGCAGCGGCGCCTATGGCACGTTCCGCGTCACGCACGATATCACGTCCTTCACGCGTGCGAAGCTGTTCGGCGCCATCGGGAAGGAGACGCCGGTATTCCTCCGGTTCTCGACCGTCGGTGGCGAGAAGGGTAGTGCCGATACGGAACGCGACCCGCGCGGCTTCGCGGTGAAGTTCTATACCGAGGACGGGAACTGGGACCTCGTGGGCAACAACACGCCGGTATTCTTCGTGAAGGATCCGAAGAAGTTCAGCGACTTCATCCACACGCAGAAGCGCGACCCGCGCACGAATACGAAGAGTCCGACGATGGTATGGGATTTCTGGTCGCTGAATCCCGAGAGCCTGCACCAGGTCCTCATCCTCATGAGCAGTCGCGGCACGCCGTATAGCTACAGGCATATGGACGGATTCAGCAGCCACACGTTCTCGCTGATCAACGACGCGGGTGAACGCACGTGGGTGAAGTTCCACTTCAAGACCATGCAGGGCATCCGCAACTACAACGATGCCGATGCGCGCACGATGCGTGGTACCGATCCCGACTGGGCACAGCGCGACCTCGTCGAGGCGATCGACAGGGGAGACCATCCCCGATGGGCGATGAAGATCCAGATCATGACGCAGGCCCAGGCCAATGCCTTCCCCTGGAATCCGTTCGACATCACGAAGATCTGGCCCCATGCCGACTTCCCGCTGCACGACGTGGGAGTCCTCGAGCTGAATCGTATTCCGGACAACTACTTCGCCGATGTCGAGCAGTCGGCGTTCGCACCGGCGCACGTGGTGGACGGTATCAGCTATTCGCCGGACAAGATGCTGCAGGGACGTCTGCTGTCGTATCCCGATGCACAACGCTACCGCCTCGGTACGAACTACGAACAGATTCCCGTCAATCGCTGTCCGTTCGCGGCCAACCATCAGCGCGATGGTAAGATGCGTGTGGACGGTAACGGTGGAGGATCGCCCAACTACTGGCCGAACAGCAGCGAGGACCTCGTTCAGGATACGCGCCGTCCGGATGCCCCTCTCGCCCTCGATGGAGCGGCCGACTGGTACGACCGTAACGGTCCGGGTGATGACGACCACTATACGCAGCCGGGTATGCTGTGGCGCAACGTGCTGTCGGCGGACGAGCGCGATCAGCTCGTGGGCAACATCGTATCGTCGATGAAGGGTATCGGTGGCCCGCACCGCGATGCCATCGTCAGACGGCAGATCGGACACTTCACGAAGGCGGATGCCGATCTCGGTGCCCGTGTGGCAGCGGGGCTCGGCCTGTAG
- a CDS encoding tellurium resistance protein TerC: MIPDIWLYTGFVILVLFLLALDLGIFNRTPHVVKLSEALGWTAFWVTLAMAFNGFIYFTRGALPAKEFFAGYLLEQSLSVDNIFVIILILRYFKVAPQYHHKVLFWGIVGALVMRGAMISLGTMLIHQFDWIFYLFGAFLVITGVRMAFDKEEAEDLENNIIVRWSKRFLRITPDYHQERFSIVKDGVRWFTPLFLVLVVIEFTDLIFAIDSIPAILGVTHDTFIVFTSNVFAVMGLRSLFFAVAGVMNLFHYLKFGLSVILCFIGVKMFIQHWYKLPIDIALGVIVGVLAISIVASLLFPQKKEEETT; the protein is encoded by the coding sequence ATGATTCCGGATATCTGGCTCTATACTGGCTTCGTCATCCTCGTCCTGTTCCTGCTCGCTCTCGACCTGGGAATCTTCAACCGCACGCCCCATGTGGTGAAGCTGAGCGAGGCACTGGGCTGGACAGCCTTCTGGGTAACGCTGGCCATGGCGTTCAACGGCTTCATCTACTTCACACGTGGGGCTCTGCCAGCCAAGGAATTCTTCGCCGGATATCTGCTCGAACAGTCCCTGTCGGTCGACAATATCTTCGTCATCATCCTGATACTTCGATACTTCAAGGTCGCCCCGCAGTATCATCACAAGGTCCTGTTCTGGGGTATCGTCGGCGCCCTCGTCATGCGCGGGGCGATGATATCGCTTGGAACGATGCTCATCCATCAGTTCGACTGGATCTTCTATCTGTTCGGCGCCTTCCTCGTCATCACCGGCGTACGGATGGCCTTCGACAAGGAAGAGGCCGAAGACCTCGAGAACAACATCATCGTCAGGTGGTCGAAGCGCTTCCTGCGCATCACCCCCGACTACCATCAGGAACGGTTCTCCATCGTGAAAGACGGCGTGCGATGGTTCACGCCGCTGTTCCTCGTCCTCGTCGTCATCGAATTCACGGACCTGATCTTCGCCATCGACTCCATTCCGGCCATCCTCGGCGTCACGCACGATACGTTCATCGTCTTCACGTCGAACGTCTTCGCCGTCATGGGGCTTCGCTCGCTGTTCTTCGCCGTCGCCGGCGTCATGAATCTCTTCCACTACCTGAAGTTCGGCCTGAGCGTCATCCTCTGCTTCATCGGCGTGAAGATGTTCATCCAGCACTGGTACAAGCTGCCCATCGACATCGCCCTCGGCGTCATCGTGGGCGTGCTCGCCATCTCCATCGTGGCGTCGCTCCTCTTCCCCCAGAAGAAGGAAGAGGAAACGACGTAA
- a CDS encoding DNA polymerase I, producing the protein MPGPLILIDGMSLVFRAYHALQRTGMKSSSGEPTFAVFAFANILTSLLDKHSPDAIAVIFDTKEPTFRHQMYDQYKANRDAFPEDLVPQLDRIKRLITLMGLQQVELPGYEADDIVGTIACRESADGHEVLCVTSDKDYFQLVTDKVKILRPGKDVAIYDTYDAVRVKEKFGVYPEHVIDVLALTGDASDNVPGVKGIGEKTAIPLVEKFGSVEAIYERLDEVERESTKKKLADSRDNAFLSKKLVTIHTDVPIDAKRIALVRQPVDFAAIDAFCAELGFHTLRSRFRKAALAAGVDLLEDAADALADEASRLSDEVMHTVKDTPHDYILVRTHDEVEAMMKEIATATTVCFDLETTSLDAMSCGVVGVALSIEPGKAYYIAVDDPTDAAPESLFVDDSQRKGLHVSDVFARLKPMLESPNVGKVGQNLKYDALIMRRHDIVVQPIEFDTMLASYVLNPDMQHGMDALAQHWMAYRPIPITDLIGEKKGQQLSMRDIDPERVAEYAGEDADVTLKLMHILKPKLEEEGLMDLARNIEFRTEETLVTMEYNGIAIDTTALKDLATFMRDEAVRLEREIWNEAGMEFNIASGKQLGDVLFDKLMLPAGKKTKTGYSTDASVLSELAETFPIAQMILDYRQVEKLRSTYVESLPRLINARTGRVHTTYNQTVAATGRLSSTDPNLQNIPVRSELGQQIRKAFVPQHENAVIMSADYSQIELRIMAAIARDPNLMAAFTSGDDIHSATAAILYDVPIGAVTSDHRRTAKTVNFGIMYGLGAFGLAQRLGISRTEGQAIIDNYFAKYAGIKRYIDDTIAATREKGYATTLMGRRRYFPAINSSNRGLRTAAERASINMPIQGTAADMMKLAMIRVHDRMKREGLRSLLMLQVHDELVFEAYRDELDVLRILVKEEMEAALPLDGVPVIVETGEGASWYEAH; encoded by the coding sequence ATGCCCGGTCCCCTGATCCTCATCGACGGCATGTCGCTGGTGTTCCGCGCCTATCACGCGTTGCAGCGCACCGGCATGAAGTCCTCGTCCGGAGAGCCGACCTTCGCCGTCTTCGCCTTCGCCAACATTCTGACGTCGCTGCTCGACAAGCACAGCCCCGATGCCATCGCCGTGATATTCGATACGAAGGAGCCTACCTTCCGTCACCAGATGTACGACCAGTACAAGGCGAACCGCGATGCCTTCCCCGAAGACCTCGTTCCCCAGCTCGACCGCATCAAACGTCTGATCACCCTCATGGGCCTGCAGCAGGTCGAACTGCCGGGATACGAGGCCGACGATATCGTCGGGACGATCGCCTGCCGCGAATCGGCCGACGGCCATGAAGTCCTGTGCGTGACCTCCGACAAGGACTATTTCCAGCTCGTCACGGACAAGGTCAAGATCCTGCGTCCGGGCAAGGACGTCGCCATCTACGATACGTACGATGCCGTACGCGTGAAGGAGAAGTTCGGCGTCTATCCGGAACATGTCATCGACGTGCTGGCCCTTACCGGCGATGCATCCGACAACGTACCGGGTGTGAAGGGGATCGGCGAGAAGACGGCCATTCCCCTCGTGGAGAAGTTCGGTTCCGTCGAGGCCATCTACGAACGTCTCGACGAAGTGGAGAGGGAATCGACGAAGAAGAAGCTCGCCGACAGCCGTGACAATGCCTTCCTCAGCAAGAAGCTCGTCACCATCCATACCGACGTTCCCATCGACGCCAAGCGCATCGCTCTCGTGCGCCAGCCGGTGGATTTCGCGGCGATCGATGCCTTCTGCGCCGAACTGGGCTTCCATACGCTGCGCAGCCGGTTCCGCAAGGCGGCTCTCGCAGCCGGCGTGGATCTGCTCGAGGATGCCGCAGATGCACTTGCCGACGAAGCGTCGAGGCTGAGCGACGAAGTCATGCATACGGTCAAGGACACTCCGCACGACTATATTCTCGTCCGGACCCATGACGAGGTCGAGGCGATGATGAAGGAGATCGCCACGGCGACGACGGTCTGCTTCGATCTCGAAACGACGTCGCTCGATGCCATGTCCTGCGGTGTGGTAGGTGTCGCCCTGTCGATCGAACCGGGCAAGGCCTACTATATCGCGGTGGATGATCCCACGGATGCGGCGCCGGAGTCGTTGTTCGTCGACGATTCGCAGCGGAAGGGCCTGCACGTCTCCGACGTCTTCGCCCGCCTGAAGCCCATGCTCGAAAGCCCGAACGTCGGCAAGGTGGGACAGAACCTCAAGTACGACGCGCTCATCATGCGGCGTCACGACATCGTCGTCCAGCCTATCGAATTCGACACGATGCTCGCGAGCTACGTGCTGAATCCCGACATGCAGCACGGTATGGATGCCCTGGCGCAGCACTGGATGGCATACCGTCCCATTCCCATCACCGATCTCATCGGCGAGAAGAAGGGGCAGCAACTGTCCATGCGTGACATCGATCCCGAACGCGTCGCCGAGTACGCGGGCGAGGATGCCGACGTCACGCTCAAGCTGATGCACATCCTGAAGCCGAAGCTCGAAGAGGAAGGTCTCATGGATCTCGCGCGGAACATCGAGTTCCGCACGGAAGAGACGCTCGTGACGATGGAGTACAACGGCATCGCCATCGATACGACAGCATTGAAGGACCTGGCCACGTTCATGCGCGACGAGGCCGTGCGTCTCGAGCGCGAGATATGGAACGAAGCCGGCATGGAGTTCAACATCGCTTCGGGCAAGCAGCTCGGCGACGTCCTGTTCGACAAGCTCATGCTGCCTGCGGGCAAGAAGACGAAGACCGGATACTCTACCGATGCGTCGGTATTGAGCGAACTGGCCGAGACGTTCCCGATCGCGCAGATGATCCTCGACTACCGTCAGGTGGAGAAGCTCCGCTCGACCTACGTGGAATCGCTGCCCCGTCTGATCAATGCACGCACGGGACGCGTACACACGACCTACAACCAGACGGTGGCCGCGACCGGCCGTCTGTCGTCCACCGACCCCAACCTCCAGAACATTCCCGTACGCAGCGAACTCGGTCAGCAGATCCGCAAGGCCTTCGTGCCGCAGCACGAGAACGCCGTGATCATGAGCGCCGACTATTCCCAGATCGAACTGCGCATCATGGCGGCCATCGCCCGCGATCCCAACCTGATGGCCGCCTTCACCTCCGGCGACGACATCCATTCGGCCACGGCCGCCATCCTCTACGACGTACCCATCGGCGCCGTGACGTCCGATCATCGCCGCACGGCCAAGACCGTCAACTTCGGCATCATGTACGGCCTCGGTGCCTTCGGTCTGGCCCAGCGCCTCGGCATCAGCCGCACGGAAGGACAGGCCATCATCGACAACTACTTCGCCAAGTACGCGGGCATCAAGCGGTACATCGACGATACCATCGCCGCCACGCGGGAGAAGGGCTATGCCACCACGCTCATGGGACGCAGGAGATACTTCCCTGCGATCAACAGCAGCAACCGCGGTCTGCGTACGGCAGCCGAGCGCGCGTCCATCAACATGCCCATCCAGGGCACTGCGGCGGACATGATGAAGCTCGCCATGATCCGTGTGCACGACCGCATGAAGCGCGAAGGTCTGCGTTCGCTCCTGATGCTCCAGGTGCATGACGAACTCGTGTTCGAGGCCTATCGTGACGAGCTGGATGTCCTGCGCATCCTCGTCAAGGAAGAGATGGAAGCCGCACTTCCGCTCGACGGCGTGCCCGTCATCGTGGAAACCGGTGAAGGCGCATCGTGGTACGAGGCGCATTGA
- a CDS encoding undecaprenyl-diphosphatase UppP: protein MTVFTALILGIIQGLTEFIPISSTAHLTIAASMLGAVDPNHPERWTAFMATIQLGTLAAVLFYFAADIRNMVMAFFRENLGSGRRPFREQSVDARLAWIVVLGTIPIVVVGLAFKDFIEGAFTKDLTVIGSSLIGVAVLLWLADRRASFRRTTADMNLVDALVIGCAQVFALIPGSSRSGTTILAGLLRGLSRESAARFSFLLSIPAILGAGVLEFLHELKHLSWGQGGIELLVATIASGITGYWSIAFLISYLRRRSMNVFVMYRIALGIIVLLFLTSCSSSSDQRPADVVPEMKAPPTRLTDTTPQPAVVQDTAEITQRVTMITSEGTIVLGLYGKDAPHTVRNFVGLVRRKFYDGILFHRVSKGFIVQAGDPKTRDASVRAEWGRGGQTADGKPLKEELDQVLPSARIGYQPGVLAMARKQAAGTGTSQFFICLEKASVLPYQFTIFGRVLEGMNVVEAIGAVDVEPGPLGETDGIPRKPIVIRSMKLSE, encoded by the coding sequence ATGACCGTATTCACAGCTCTCATCCTCGGAATCATCCAGGGACTTACGGAATTCATTCCCATTTCGAGCACGGCCCATCTCACGATCGCCGCCTCGATGCTGGGAGCCGTGGACCCGAATCATCCCGAGCGGTGGACGGCCTTCATGGCCACGATACAGTTGGGAACGCTCGCCGCCGTGCTGTTCTACTTCGCAGCCGATATCCGCAACATGGTGATGGCCTTCTTCCGGGAGAACCTCGGCAGTGGCCGCAGGCCCTTCCGTGAACAGAGTGTCGATGCGCGCCTGGCGTGGATCGTCGTTCTCGGTACGATTCCCATCGTCGTCGTCGGACTCGCCTTCAAGGACTTCATCGAAGGGGCCTTCACGAAGGACCTCACCGTGATCGGCAGCAGTCTGATCGGTGTGGCCGTCCTGCTCTGGCTCGCCGACCGGCGTGCATCGTTCAGGCGGACGACGGCGGACATGAATCTCGTCGACGCCCTCGTGATCGGCTGTGCCCAGGTCTTCGCCCTCATTCCGGGGTCGTCCCGCAGCGGTACGACGATCCTTGCGGGGCTCCTGCGCGGGCTCTCCCGGGAAAGTGCCGCCCGGTTTTCGTTTTTACTGTCCATTCCTGCAATTTTGGGTGCCGGCGTGCTGGAATTCCTGCACGAGCTGAAGCATCTGTCCTGGGGTCAGGGCGGTATCGAATTACTGGTAGCTACGATAGCGTCGGGTATCACCGGGTACTGGTCCATCGCATTCCTGATTTCCTATTTGCGCCGACGCAGCATGAACGTATTCGTGATGTACAGAATCGCCCTCGGTATCATCGTCCTTCTCTTCCTGACGTCCTGCAGCTCCTCGTCCGATCAGCGTCCTGCCGACGTCGTTCCGGAGATGAAGGCGCCGCCGACGAGGCTGACGGATACGACGCCGCAGCCGGCCGTCGTCCAGGACACGGCCGAGATCACGCAGCGCGTCACGATGATCACGAGCGAAGGCACGATCGTACTCGGACTGTACGGCAAGGACGCACCGCATACCGTACGCAACTTCGTAGGTCTCGTGCGCAGGAAGTTCTACGACGGCATCCTCTTCCATCGGGTCTCGAAGGGCTTCATCGTCCAGGCCGGCGATCCGAAGACGCGCGATGCCTCGGTACGCGCGGAGTGGGGAAGGGGCGGGCAGACCGCCGACGGCAAGCCACTCAAGGAAGAGCTCGACCAGGTGCTGCCTTCGGCACGGATCGGCTATCAGCCCGGTGTACTCGCCATGGCACGCAAGCAGGCTGCGGGAACGGGAACCAGCCAGTTCTTCATCTGTCTCGAAAAAGCGTCGGTATTACCCTATCAGTTCACGATCTTCGGACGCGTCCTCGAAGGGATGAATGTCGTGGAAGCCATCGGTGCCGTGGATGTCGAGCCCGGGCCGCTCGGCGAGACGGACGGCATTCCACGAAAGCCTATCGTGATACGTTCCATGAAACTCAGCGAATGA
- a CDS encoding peptidylprolyl isomerase, which translates to MVLQLWPDVAPKHCAFFEARVAEGWYDGSAFHRVIPNFMIQGGDPNSKNAARDAWGTGGWPEKVAAEFSSKKHSRGVVSAARTNDPNSFGGQFFICVGDASWLDGQYTAFGEILSGMEVADAIVAAPRDARDNPLEKVEMTIQKKSEK; encoded by the coding sequence ATGGTTCTGCAACTGTGGCCGGATGTGGCTCCCAAGCACTGTGCCTTCTTCGAAGCGCGCGTCGCCGAAGGATGGTACGATGGGTCGGCCTTCCATCGTGTGATTCCGAACTTCATGATCCAGGGCGGCGATCCCAATTCCAAGAATGCGGCGCGCGACGCATGGGGAACGGGTGGCTGGCCGGAAAAGGTCGCCGCGGAATTCTCCTCGAAGAAGCATTCGCGTGGCGTGGTATCCGCAGCACGTACGAACGATCCGAACAGCTTCGGTGGACAGTTCTTCATCTGCGTCGGTGATGCATCCTGGCTCGACGGCCAGTACACGGCCTTCGGTGAGATCCTCAGCGGCATGGAAGTCGCGGACGCCATCGTTGCCGCACCGCGCGATGCGCGGGACAATCCGTTGGAAAAGGTCGAAATGACGATTCAAAAGAAGAGTGAAAAATGA
- a CDS encoding threonine--tRNA ligase, with product MIKITLPNGDVREYASGTTGMDIAKSISDGLARVALGIFVDGVPYDLSRPIVADAAIRIVTFDNDEGREIFWHSTAHLMAEALEGLYPGVKFGIGPPIENGFYYDVDLPGDTKLSVEDLPAIEARMLELARRDVPYRREEVTWDDAVAYFNEKGDEYKLELLDGLKGQQVTFYRQGDFTDLCRGTHVPSTGFIKYPKLLSVAGAYWRGDEKRKVLTRIYGISFPKKQQLEEYLTQREEAERRDHRKLGRELEIYMINPMIGGGLPVWLPNGTLIRRRLEAFLREEQLKRGYQEVITPHIGNLELYKTSGHYPYYAESQFAPIQVEEEQYMLKPMNCPHHHQIFSSKPRSYRDLPVRIAEFGTVYRYEQSGELNGLSRVRGFTQDDAHIYCTHDQLKDEIKSVVELTQFVFSTFGMDVTTRLSFRDDNADKYGGDLALWEVSQREIKEAADEMGLDYFIGEGEAAFYGPKIDFIVRDAIGRKWQLGTVQVDYVMPERFQLEYTGADNAKHRPVIIHRAPFGSMERFISILIEHYAGNFPFWLAPVQVSILPIADAHHTYASDLAAELEAMGLRVHLDVRNEKINRKVAESEQKKVPFALVVGGKEIENDAASVRKHGEGDKGQMKIADIKALFRALNVPGAE from the coding sequence ATGATCAAGATCACCCTGCCCAACGGTGACGTCCGGGAGTATGCATCCGGCACTACCGGGATGGACATCGCCAAGAGTATTTCGGACGGCCTGGCACGCGTCGCCCTCGGCATCTTCGTCGACGGCGTACCGTACGACCTGTCGCGTCCCATCGTGGCCGATGCCGCCATCCGTATCGTGACGTTCGACAATGACGAAGGCCGCGAGATCTTCTGGCACTCCACGGCCCACCTCATGGCCGAGGCGCTGGAAGGACTCTACCCTGGCGTGAAGTTCGGCATTGGACCACCCATCGAGAACGGATTCTACTACGACGTCGATCTGCCCGGTGATACGAAGCTGAGCGTCGAGGATCTTCCCGCCATCGAAGCGCGCATGCTCGAACTCGCCAGGCGCGACGTTCCGTATCGACGCGAAGAGGTGACGTGGGACGATGCCGTGGCCTACTTCAACGAAAAGGGCGACGAATACAAGCTCGAACTGCTCGACGGGCTGAAGGGCCAGCAGGTCACCTTCTACCGACAGGGTGACTTCACCGATCTCTGTCGCGGTACGCATGTGCCGTCGACGGGCTTCATCAAGTATCCCAAGCTGCTGTCCGTTGCCGGTGCCTACTGGCGTGGCGACGAGAAGCGCAAGGTGCTCACGCGCATCTACGGCATCTCCTTCCCGAAGAAGCAGCAACTGGAAGAGTATCTCACGCAACGAGAGGAAGCGGAACGCCGTGACCATCGCAAGCTCGGCCGCGAGCTGGAGATCTACATGATCAACCCGATGATCGGCGGTGGCCTTCCCGTATGGCTGCCCAACGGCACGCTCATCCGTCGCCGGCTGGAAGCCTTCCTGCGCGAGGAACAGCTCAAGCGCGGATATCAGGAAGTGATCACGCCCCACATCGGTAACCTGGAATTGTACAAGACGTCCGGACACTATCCGTACTACGCCGAGTCGCAGTTCGCTCCGATCCAGGTGGAAGAGGAGCAGTACATGCTCAAGCCCATGAACTGTCCGCATCACCACCAGATCTTCTCGTCGAAGCCGCGTTCCTATCGCGACCTTCCCGTCCGTATCGCCGAGTTCGGCACGGTCTATCGATACGAACAGTCGGGTGAGCTCAACGGTCTCTCCCGCGTACGCGGATTCACGCAGGACGATGCCCACATCTATTGCACGCACGATCAGTTGAAGGACGAGATCAAGAGCGTCGTCGAACTCACGCAGTTCGTGTTCAGCACCTTCGGTATGGACGTGACGACGCGCCTGTCCTTCCGTGACGACAACGCGGACAAGTACGGTGGCGACCTCGCACTGTGGGAAGTCTCGCAACGCGAGATCAAGGAGGCCGCCGACGAGATGGGGCTCGATTACTTCATCGGTGAAGGCGAAGCCGCCTTCTATGGACCGAAGATCGACTTCATCGTCCGCGACGCCATCGGCCGCAAGTGGCAGCTCGGTACGGTGCAGGTGGACTACGTCATGCCTGAACGATTCCAGCTCGAATACACCGGCGCCGATAACGCCAAGCATCGTCCGGTCATCATCCATCGTGCACCGTTCGGATCGATGGAGCGATTCATCTCCATTCTCATCGAGCACTATGCGGGCAACTTCCCGTTCTGGCTCGCACCGGTCCAGGTAAGCATCCTGCCCATCGCCGATGCGCACCATACGTATGCATCCGATCTCGCGGCCGAACTGGAAGCGATGGGCCTGCGTGTCCATCTCGACGTGAGGAACGAGAAGATCAATCGCAAGGTCGCCGAGAGCGAACAGAAGAAGGTGCCCTTCGCCCTCGTCGTCGGTGGCAAGGAAATCGAGAACGATGCCGCCAGTGTGCGCAAGCATGGCGAAGGCGACAAGGGACAGATGAAGATCGCCGATATCAAGGCACTGTTCCGTGCGCTCAACGTACCCGGTGCGGAATAA